The DNA segment AAACTTTTTCAACCAGGTTGTTGAAGGTTTCCCAATTCCCCGCCCCGGCGTCCTGAAATGACTTGAGATACTCCGCGCGGGTCACTTTGGGGGTTCCTTTCCTCGGTTTAATGCTTTGCGGTTTGGCCAGCGCGCTTTTGATGATTTTACGCCCGGTCTTCGAGACTGTGTTCAAATCAACTTTTTTCAATTCCTGCAACGCTTCCGGGGTGGCGAGCCGCGCCAGAATTGCCAGCATCGCCTCGCGATTTTTGTCGGTCGGATCAGCGCTAAGTTTCAACAGCACCGGGAGCGCCTTTGATTCTTCCATGCAGCCCAGCAAAAAGAGCGCCCCGGCCTCGCGCGTCACCTCGTAAGCACCGTGTTCCGGCAGGAAGTATCTCGCCTCGGGATAATTCAGCCAGCGGAGTACGCCTGCTGATACATCATGTCCTTCAACCGCGCGATCCGAAAGCGTTTCAACCCACATCCGCAGGTTGACATCTTCCAAATCCACGTCCAAAAACGCGCGAACCTGAATTATCTTTGCGGTCTCGGAAGGATCAAGTTTCACCAACAGATTGCCGCCATCAAAACGAAACCAAGCATCGGCATTGGTCGCTTCCAGCGCGCTCCGCAAGCAGGGCAGCAGCTCTTTGGGGTTCGCTTCCACCGTGCGCCAAACTTTATCCATCGCATCGGATTTTACACTCCGTTGAGCTTTATCGAGCTTTGATGGTTTGAAATCGTAAGTAGAACGAACCGTCGCCTGAAATTCGGCGCAGTTGTTTTGCGCCGAAGCAATGGATGAACAGACAACCAACAAACCGAATAGTTGTCGAATTCGTGTTCGCATTTTAAGTCCTTTCTATTTATTCCACCCGCGCCTCGCCATTACCTTTGACGACTTCGCCGATGAGCCAAGCCTTGTGCTTTTGCGCCTTGATGAATTTCAGCGCGGCGTCCGCCTGGTCCGCCGCGACGAGGGCGACCATGCCGATGCCCATGTTGAAGACTTGATACAATTCCTCATCCGGCACACCGCTCTGCTGCTCGATGAGCTGGAAGATGGGCAGCATGTCCCACGAACCTTTCTTGATGACGACATCGAGCGTCTCCGGCAGCACGCGCGGGATATTGTCCACGAAACCACCACCAGTGATGTGGGCAAAGGCCCGGATTGCCGATTGCCGATTGCCGATTGCCGATTTGTTAAAACGCGCGAGCAGCTTTTGAACAAGCGGGCCGTAGCTCACATGAACCTTCAAGAGTTCTTCACCGAGCGTGAGCTTCGAGCCGGGGATGCGGCTGAAGGTTTTCAGCTTCAATTGCTCGAAGAAAATTTTGCGCGCGAGCGAATAACCGTTCGTGTGCAGTCCGCTGGATTCAATGCCGATGACGACGTCACCGCGCCGGATGGTTTTCGGGCCGTTGAGCATGCGGGATTTCTCCACCACGCCAACGATCGTCCCGCTCACATCGTATTCACCGGGTTGATAAAAACCGGGCATCTGCGCGGTTTCGCCGCCGATAAGCGCGCAGTGATTTTCCGCGCAGGCGCGGGCAAAGCCCTTGATGATTTCAGTGAAGACGTGCGGCTCAAGTTTGCCCGTGCCGAGGTAATCGAGAAAGAACAGCGGTTCGGCGCCGATGACCGCGATGTCGTTGACGCAATGGTTCACCAAATCAGCGCCAATCGTGTCATGCCGATCCAAGGCGAACGCGAGTTTCAGTTTTGTCCCGACGCCATCCACGCTGCTGACGAGAATCGGTTCGCGATATTTCTTCACGTCGAGCGCGAACAAACCGCCGAAGCCGCCCACCTTCCCCAGCACTTCCCGGCGGTGCGTGCTGGCGAGCAATCGCGGCAGCGTGGCTTTGACTTTATTCCCGAGGTCAATGTCAACGCCGGCAGCGGCGTAGGCTTTCTGTTTCATGCGCCGGCAAGTTAAGCAACTCTCGCCGTCCCAGGCGAGATGAAAGCCACGGTTGCCGCGCAACTTTTCTCCCATTGCTTTTTTCCATTGGTTATGGCAGGCAGATACTCATAAATTGCGTTATGTTCTGGCGTCTCATTTTAGGAGTCTCGCTGCTCGCCAACCTCGGGCTGGCCTTGTGGTGGTATCACGCCAGTTCGCCCGCCGCCGTGCCCCCGACCGCGGCGCCAGTGGCCACCGAATCCATCAACGTAACCAACTCCCGCACCGCGGTCATTGTGCGGCCACAATTCTTCTCCTGGCAGGAATTGGAATCATCGAACTACGCCACCTACCTGAAAAACCTGCGGGCGATTGGTTGTCCGGAAGAAACCATCCGCGACATTCTGCTGGCGGACGTGAATCAGATGTTACGCGAAAAATATTTATCTGGTTTCACCGCCCCCAAAGCCAATCCCCGCTGGTGGACCAATTTTCGCGCCAACGATGGGGGGCGCGATGAACAAGCCTCGGTCACCAATTTTCTGGAAGAGCGCAACACCATCATGACGCAGTTATTCGGGGCGGGCTGGCAAAAAGATTATGGGCGCGATCCGTCAGCAACTCACCCGCCAAGCAATCAAGTTCTCGCCACTCTGGAAGCCGACAGCAGCTTGCGAAATTTAACCGCTGATCAGAAGCAACTCGTGGTTCAAGTATTGTCGTCAACGGCCGATTCGGAACTGGAAAGTCTCGCCGCAGTTCAAGCGGCCGAATCGTCCGATTGGGCCGCGCTCAGCACCGCGCTTAGTCCCGACCAGTTGGAACTGGTTAAATTGCACTTCTCAAGCTGGGCGGAACAGCTTCGTGAAAAATTGGACGGTCTGTTCGGATTCGACACGCAGCCGGAAGAGTTTCGCAGCATCTACCGCAACACCGCTGACCTTCAGACGCGCCTGGCGGCGTTGGCCGGGCAAAGTGATGATGCGGCTAATGACGAGCGCGCCGCTCTCGACACCGAACTCGAAACCGCCATCCGCAACTCGTTGACCCCGGCGCGCTACGAGCTTTACGTCCGGCTGAACGATCCCGCTTATGTTTCCGCAATGTATGAAGTCAAAGCCAGTGAGCGCAACGTGACCCCGGACACATTGGCGTTGATTTATGCCATTAAACGGGAACAAAACGCCGAACAACAGCGCATCGAGAATGACCCGACCCTGACCCATTCCCAACGAGAAATCGAATTGAAACAACTGGAACTGGACCAGCTCAAAGCGGTCACTCTGGCGTACGGCGATGAACTTCCTCCCGAACCTGAAACATCCACTCCGCCAAAACCCGAACCGATGAAAAGCCACAACGTCCGTCCGGGTGAAGGCTTGAATCAAATCGCCGACACCTACGGCGTGGCCCCGGAGGTTTTGCGCGCGGCCAATCCCAATCTGAATTTCGACCACCTCCCCGCCGGCACCAAAATCAATGTGCCGTTGCGCTATCTCTATCCGTTACCCCCGTGAGTCATGCGCGCGGTAATTCAACGCGTCAGTGGCGCCACCGTCAGCATCGCCGGGCAGGTGCGCGGCGAGATTGGTCCCGGCCTGCTGGTGTTGCTGGCCATCGCCGAGGATGACACCACCGCGGACGGCGAATGGTTGGCGGGTAAGATCGTGCGCCTGCGGATTTTTCCCGATGCCGCCGGTTTGATGAATTGCTCCGTAAGCGAGATGGAGGGTGAAATTCTCCTGATCAGTCAGTTCACACTTTTTGCCAGCACCCGGAAAGGCAACCGTCCTTCCTTCATTCGCTCGGCCCGACCCGAAGTGGCCATTCCGCTTTACGAACAATTCCAAACCAGGCTGGCCCAGCAACTGGGAAAAGCGGTGGCCACCGGTGAATTCGGCGCCGAAATGCAAGTGAACCTGACCAACGACGGCCCCGTCACCATCATCATTGATTCAAAACAGCGGGAGTGAGACTCTGCGAGGGCCGCTACGGTGGCGGGCTGGCTCAATTGAGCGACGCTCAGAAGAAACCGTTCCGCTTTATCGGTAATTGCGGTAGACCCGCTCCAAGTACTTTTCACCGGCGCCGATCGGAACGAACAATGGATCACGTTGCGAACCATCATCTCCAGATTCTTCCTTGAACAAATCCCAAGCTAACCAACGCGCTTCATCGCCGTGGGTAAATGAATCAATCCATTCTGAGATCTCGCGGCGTGACTTTGTCGCGAGATCCACCCTATTCCAAAATCGTAAAAACATAATTTGACGATTTGAAGCCGGCGAATTCAGAAAAAGTTCACTCAGTAATTCCGAAGCTTGCCTTCGGTTCAAATCAATCGGGCGTTGGTATGTAATGGATTCTATGGCATCAAGCTGATTGGCAGTAGCGGGCTGGTCATAATAAGCAGTCTTGCGCGCTTCGGTAATCTGCGAGCGGTATTCCTTTGGAAGAACGCGTTCAATTGCGAGCTGAACCTCAAAAATCTCTTCTTCAGTAATTTTTCCGTCCGCACAAATGCGAATCATCAGATCTACCATGAATCTTACTGCGGGCACTTCTAGATGGATATGGCTATTCAGCCACTCCGTGAGCTTTTGAAGTTCCTCGTACTCGAGTACTCCATCAGACGCAATGCCAACCAGTAAGACGACAAATTCTTCAATCTCTGGCATTTTGAGTTGCGCACGGGTCAGAGTGATTCGTCTCGAGGAGGCCGCGCCGCTTTGCGCGTAAAACTCATGCGAACACGAATCACACGTAATAAAGGCGCTTTCTTGACCTTCTTCAACTCGCATCACTATCTTACATTTCGGACAACGCTGTAACATATTCAATGCTTTCCACGAAGAAACCGCGTCGTGGAATTACTTAAGGTCTGCACAAAATTCGGCTCACAAGAAACTACTACGCCGATTTAATCTCGGTGACAAGTTTGCTTTTCACTGCGGGTCTATTCGGTTTTTCTTCAACATTGACACCGGGCGCACCATTGGAACGATCGTATTATCGAACACAGACGCTCCCGACATCCGAGCGCGTCCAGATCCTCGCCAAAACTGCCGGACGCTGCCACATCTGCGGCAGATTTATCAGCGAGGCGAGTTGGCACGCCGATCATGTTTTAGCTCACAGCGCCGGCGGAGCACACAGCGCGGATAACTGTTGATCATCGAGAGGTTGTCCACAGTTTTTTGGGAGGCTGGCAAAACTTAGCCAGAACGATGCGATTGGAGTTTGGGTGGAACGGGCCACTGGCTCGTTCGGTCGGGCTACCAGCCCGACGGCCGAACGCCAAGCGTGCGAACCCAATGGGGTGCGATCTCCGTGCGCTCGGCCGGGCGGCAGGTTGCCGCCCAGAACGGCCGGCCGTTCCACTCAGACTAACTGCCTCCTTCCGGCTTAGCGTAGAGCGCGACCGAAGGCAACCCACGGCGAGGGCCGTGGGTTGAATGCTGCACCGCCCCAAGCCCCAGCGGGGCGACAGAAAGGGCGCGTAGAATTTCAGCGGGTATCGGTTCTGGGCGGACCCGCGAATGTCCCTCCCAGCACAACGACGGCGATGTCGTGAGCGTGTGTCCGACCAACAATGTGGCTGCGGCGTCCCGCCGCAGTTCCAACCAAACCAAGTCGAAACGTCTCGGCGGCTCTTAATTTTGGAACCTGAATGTCGTCCGCGAGACGCGAACGACCACCGCCGAGACGGCGGTGCTCCCCCCAATGCCCATTCCTCTGCCAATAATTCCCTTGTCTTCCCGTTCGCGTATTTCGTGTCTTTCGCGGTTGTAGCCACTTTGGAATTAAACACTTTTCCCCTCTCCCGACCTGTCGGTCACCCTCTCCCCATCGGATGGGGAGAGGGCCGGGGTGAGGGGATATTTCCCTGGGGAGGGACGCGTTCCACCGCGTCCCTGAATAGTTGGGGACGACGTGGAAGCCGTCCCTTCCAACATGATAACCTGCCGACCAGTACAATCCGGTTATCGTTGCCGATCCGTGCAGCGGCACGGCGGAGGCGGATTTGGTTTACTATCTCACCCTCGGCTATGAACGCAGCCCAGCCTCAACCCGAGTCTTTACTTTCGCCACGGAGTTGCCACAGCGGGTCAAGGTGTCGTCAGACGTAGAAAACGATTCGCACCGGTAGCCGGCAGAATCACTTGATAGCGCCCGTTGACTATCGCCGGGGTTACGGCTACCGGAATCCAGGTGGCGGATGCTCCGAGTTCCGCAGTTTCCTCGAGCACACAACTGGCGCAGGCCAACGCCCATTCGACCACCACATTTGTCCCGTTCACTTGAATGCTCAAAGCCGTGGGATCGGCGGTCGGCAGCGCCAAGCGTAAGAATCGCCGTGCTCCGGTCGCGGGCAGGATCACCTGATAATGACCCTCCACCTCACTTGGAGGAGTCGCCACCGGAGTCCAATGCGCCCCGGCCCCCAGTTCGGACGATTCCTCCAGCACACAACTGCTACATCCCATCGGCCACTCGACCAGCACATTGGCGCCGGCGGAACGAATTCGCAGCCCTCCCCATTCCATGGCGCGGAAGAATTCGGCTCCAGCCGCAGTGGGACGCGCCGGTAAAACCGTGCGCAAACCGGTTGGCGTGATCAAATCATCGGCCACCCAATCCGCCGGTTGCGACAGATTCGACGTGCGTTCGATGAGGTAATTCCGATTGGGAATGGCGTAGAGCACCAGTTCCAGTTGGTTATTGGAGTCGCGTTGGGTCTC comes from the Verrucomicrobiia bacterium genome and includes:
- the dtd gene encoding D-aminoacyl-tRNA deacylase — encoded protein: MRAVIQRVSGATVSIAGQVRGEIGPGLLVLLAIAEDDTTADGEWLAGKIVRLRIFPDAAGLMNCSVSEMEGEILLISQFTLFASTRKGNRPSFIRSARPEVAIPLYEQFQTRLAQQLGKAVATGEFGAEMQVNLTNDGPVTIIIDSKQRE
- the purM gene encoding phosphoribosylformylglycinamidine cyclo-ligase; amino-acid sequence: MKQKAYAAAGVDIDLGNKVKATLPRLLASTHRREVLGKVGGFGGLFALDVKKYREPILVSSVDGVGTKLKLAFALDRHDTIGADLVNHCVNDIAVIGAEPLFFLDYLGTGKLEPHVFTEIIKGFARACAENHCALIGGETAQMPGFYQPGEYDVSGTIVGVVEKSRMLNGPKTIRRGDVVIGIESSGLHTNGYSLARKIFFEQLKLKTFSRIPGSKLTLGEELLKVHVSYGPLVQKLLARFNKSAIGNRQSAIRAFAHITGGGFVDNIPRVLPETLDVVIKKGSWDMLPIFQLIEQQSGVPDEELYQVFNMGIGMVALVAADQADAALKFIKAQKHKAWLIGEVVKGNGEARVE
- a CDS encoding LysM peptidoglycan-binding domain-containing protein; its protein translation is MFWRLILGVSLLANLGLALWWYHASSPAAVPPTAAPVATESINVTNSRTAVIVRPQFFSWQELESSNYATYLKNLRAIGCPEETIRDILLADVNQMLREKYLSGFTAPKANPRWWTNFRANDGGRDEQASVTNFLEERNTIMTQLFGAGWQKDYGRDPSATHPPSNQVLATLEADSSLRNLTADQKQLVVQVLSSTADSELESLAAVQAAESSDWAALSTALSPDQLELVKLHFSSWAEQLREKLDGLFGFDTQPEEFRSIYRNTADLQTRLAALAGQSDDAANDERAALDTELETAIRNSLTPARYELYVRLNDPAYVSAMYEVKASERNVTPDTLALIYAIKREQNAEQQRIENDPTLTHSQREIELKQLELDQLKAVTLAYGDELPPEPETSTPPKPEPMKSHNVRPGEGLNQIADTYGVAPEVLRAANPNLNFDHLPAGTKINVPLRYLYPLPP